A single region of the Oscillatoria salina IIICB1 genome encodes:
- a CDS encoding Ig-like domain-containing protein yields MKSIIAQYKGLQTSTTTIESPLDDRDTGMLVVIDKKIQDYEILAKGGQNGAKVFILDDKDDGVKQITALLQNQTVQSLHIVTHGASGCLFLGDSKLSLETLDNYFTELENWAKTLHGSSLLIYGCNVAQKSRGQNFVEQLSRITGAKIAAASHPVGSRSQGGNWNLDYTTGKITSPLAFTDEVRLAYQGIFPVDIADGDVAGLIAAIEAINNGTAADNIINLATGGTYTFDGTTTTLFPDIPDGNAAIDNGVSALPPITSDVVINGNGATIARDPAASAFRLFYIDGTSTPAGNLSLDNVTLTGGRAEVPSGGAGTFPVAEDDGGAIFITNGATATITNSILSDNSSADDGGAILNQGTLSVENTDFLNNTAEGDDGIEDGGGAIENDGALGEGILNLTNSDFSGNTAADEGGAIRNRNNAQIIDGGNNTFNDNNPSNVEIIGDMNPAANDPPFNSVPPAQTTDLSTPLLFQTDAATDTGNDLQILDPDADPAVDPFEVTLAVDSGTLTLPNTTGLTFTTGDGTDDPTLTFTGTLNDINAALDGLAFNPAAAGVATLTVTSDDGALTDTDTVEITVTGAGGVFDAVDDTATTALDTPVNIDVLANDTDDDADPSDLEVDPASIAGVINGTAVVDADGTILYTPNTGFVGSEDFTYDLIDADGNRDTATVTVTVGGTTGGVFDAVDDTATTALDTPVNIDVLANDTDDDADPSDLEVDPASIAGVVNGTAVVDADGTILYTPDADFVGSEDFTYDLIDADGNRDTATVTVTVGGTTGGVFDAVDDTATTALDTPVNIDVLANDTDDDADPSDLEVDPASIAGVVNGTAVVDADGTILYTPNTGFVGSEDFTYDLIDADGNRDTATVTVTVGGTTGGVFDAVDDTATTALDTPVNIDVLANDTDDDADPSDLEVDPASIAGVVNGTAVVDADGTILYTPDADFVGVEDFTYDLIDADGNRDTATVTVTVGEGVVGGGLDAIDDTVSTTIDTPIDIPLLNNDQLGDGLADLAIDEASIVNGTAIVNDNGTPADFSDDFISYTPDAGFTGVEDFTYTLTDINGNTDTATITVNVGGVVVEPLDAIDDTVTTEIDTPVEIDVLGNDTPTEGQLQIAIAEDEVVNGTAVVNNNGTPDDLSDDFIVYTPDAGFEGVEDFGYTITDADGNTDTARITVEIGNQLQAEDDLATADPNTPVEIDVLANDTDPEGDPLQISILTDPTNGTAVVNDNGTPDDLSDDFVTYTPNADFNGVDSFTYQVDDGNGNTDTATVNVIVEEANQPPEILAPEVVEIDEDTEGGIVFTGNDLTISITDPDVLDDAIGVELVATDGSLSLGDPSGLIFFNGDDTSNLLLTGTLDAINSALDGLTFTPFADFAGETTIEIFANDFGNNGAGGPLTDNEVIEITVNPINDAPINLFNGESLDDTTLPEFTSTETNPAIVFSSENGNQLSITDVDASPDPVTVTLAAENGILDLGGDTTGLISSGGDGTNQISLTGTVEEINTALDGLTYTPNADFSGEDSITITTNDLGNNGAGGALSDTDAIAITVEEGTVTEPPSLTRNNNNVFAIGGNQENVNLKFTLNEALSDAANVNEVGFYRVDDESGTINGISPGDLRYTTAALSNGEVIFSALSNESPDFFIDPERIIEFSGGDNIGFYLVSDGSTDEVLAGQVPSSQVYFGTVDLTQLEVSDLGTNAFTIGWEDLPVSGSGTENDFDDVLFEVELTTEDTRSGTDIQGLREIVDLREIDVDGDGNVDTSVSAIFQAFGESGLTNRGGLYQIDNLLGSVGGVNPGDAGYAQAALSASVVEFAEGETLSANLTGGQLYAPYLISTDGQTTNTYFAFLEANPGSADQVRLLGDNTFGFEDLIANDAGFDASYDDFGFQVVI; encoded by the coding sequence AGCCCTTTAGACGATCGAGATACAGGAATGCTAGTAGTCATCGATAAAAAGATACAAGACTACGAAATCCTGGCAAAAGGAGGACAAAATGGCGCAAAAGTCTTTATTCTAGACGATAAAGATGACGGCGTTAAACAAATTACAGCATTACTGCAAAACCAAACTGTCCAGAGTTTACATATTGTTACTCATGGTGCATCTGGTTGCTTATTTTTAGGTGACAGTAAACTCAGCTTAGAAACCCTCGATAATTACTTTACAGAATTAGAAAATTGGGCAAAAACACTTCATGGCAGCTCATTATTAATTTATGGTTGTAACGTTGCCCAAAAATCCAGAGGTCAAAATTTTGTCGAACAGTTAAGTAGAATAACTGGAGCAAAAATTGCCGCAGCTTCTCATCCCGTAGGTAGTAGATCTCAAGGCGGAAACTGGAACTTAGATTACACCACTGGAAAAATTACCTCACCCCTAGCATTCACCGACGAAGTTAGATTGGCTTACCAGGGAATTTTTCCTGTAGATATTGCTGATGGAGACGTTGCTGGCTTAATCGCCGCCATTGAAGCAATTAATAACGGTACTGCTGCCGATAATATCATCAACCTAGCTACAGGCGGTACATACACCTTTGACGGTACAACCACTACCTTATTTCCCGATATCCCTGATGGTAACGCAGCGATCGATAACGGCGTTTCCGCACTACCACCGATTACCAGCGATGTCGTAATTAATGGTAACGGAGCGACTATCGCTAGAGATCCCGCCGCTTCAGCTTTCCGTCTCTTTTATATTGACGGTACCAGCACTCCTGCGGGTAATCTCAGCTTAGATAACGTTACGCTTACAGGTGGTAGAGCCGAAGTACCTAGCGGTGGTGCGGGTACTTTTCCCGTAGCCGAAGACGACGGTGGTGCGATTTTCATTACTAACGGTGCTACTGCGACAATTACTAATAGCATCCTTAGCGATAACTCCTCGGCTGATGATGGTGGGGCGATTCTCAACCAAGGTACTCTCAGCGTTGAGAATACCGATTTTCTCAATAATACAGCCGAAGGAGACGATGGTATTGAAGATGGTGGTGGTGCTATTGAAAATGATGGCGCTTTGGGTGAAGGTATTCTCAATCTTACTAACAGTGACTTTAGCGGTAATACTGCTGCTGACGAAGGTGGGGCGATTCGCAACCGCAACAACGCTCAAATAATCGATGGTGGGAACAATACTTTTAACGATAATAATCCCTCTAATGTGGAAATTATCGGCGATATGAATCCCGCAGCGAACGATCCCCCGTTTAATTCCGTCCCTCCAGCCCAAACAACCGATCTCAGTACACCGCTACTTTTTCAAACGGATGCAGCTACCGATACAGGTAACGATCTCCAAATTTTAGACCCTGATGCCGATCCTGCTGTCGATCCCTTTGAAGTTACACTGGCAGTAGATTCGGGGACTTTAACTCTTCCCAATACTACTGGGTTAACCTTTACTACCGGAGATGGTACTGACGATCCGACGCTAACTTTTACAGGTACTCTCAACGATATCAATGCGGCGCTTGATGGTCTAGCCTTTAATCCGGCTGCTGCGGGTGTGGCTACTTTGACTGTAACTAGCGATGACGGTGCATTGACTGATACAGATACAGTTGAGATTACTGTTACTGGGGCTGGTGGTGTGTTTGATGCGGTTGATGATACGGCTACTACTGCACTGGATACACCTGTTAATATCGATGTCTTGGCTAATGATACTGACGATGATGCCGATCCTAGTGACTTAGAAGTAGATCCGGCTAGTATCGCAGGTGTGATTAACGGGACAGCAGTAGTTGATGCTGATGGGACAATTTTATACACACCTAATACTGGTTTTGTTGGCTCTGAAGACTTTACTTATGATTTAATTGACGCTGATGGTAATCGCGATACCGCTACGGTGACAGTAACAGTTGGTGGGACGACAGGTGGTGTGTTTGATGCGGTTGATGATACGGCTACTACTGCACTGGATACACCTGTTAATATCGATGTCTTGGCTAATGATACTGACGATGATGCCGATCCTAGCGACTTAGAAGTAGATCCGGCTAGTATCGCAGGTGTGGTTAATGGTACAGCAGTAGTTGATGCTGATGGAACAATTTTATATACTCCGGATGCAGATTTTGTTGGCTCTGAAGACTTTACTTATGATTTAATTGACGCTGATGGTAATCGCGATACCGCTACAGTGACAGTAACAGTTGGTGGGACGACAGGTGGTGTGTTTGATGCGGTTGATGATACGGCTACTACTGCACTGGATACACCTGTTAATATTGATGTCTTGGCTAATGATACTGACGATGATGCCGATCCTAGCGACTTAGAAGTAGATCCGGCTAGTATCGCAGGTGTGGTTAATGGTACAGCAGTAGTTGATGCTGATGGGACAATTTTATACACACCTAATACTGGTTTTGTTGGCTCTGAAGACTTTACTTATGATTTAATTGACGCTGATGGTAATCGCGATACCGCTACAGTGACAGTAACAGTTGGTGGGACGACAGGTGGTGTGTTTGATGCGGTTGATGATACGGCTACTACTGCACTGGATACACCTGTTAATATTGATGTCTTGGCTAATGATACTGACGATGATGCCGATCCTAGCGACTTAGAAGTAGATCCGGCTAGTATCGCAGGTGTGGTTAATGGTACAGCAGTAGTTGATGCTGATGGAACAATTTTATATACTCCGGATGCAGATTTTGTTGGCGTTGAAGACTTTACTTATGATTTAATTGACGCTGATGGTAATCGCGATACTGCTACGGTGACAGTAACAGTTGGTGAAGGTGTAGTTGGTGGTGGACTCGATGCAATTGATGACACAGTATCAACTACCATCGACACACCGATCGATATTCCACTTCTCAATAATGACCAACTTGGTGATGGTTTAGCAGATCTCGCGATCGATGAGGCTAGTATTGTTAACGGAACAGCAATTGTCAACGATAATGGTACTCCGGCTGACTTTTCTGACGACTTTATCAGCTACACTCCCGATGCAGGTTTTACTGGGGTAGAAGACTTTACTTATACCCTCACGGATATTAACGGTAATACTGATACGGCGACGATTACTGTTAACGTAGGTGGTGTAGTGGTCGAACCACTCGATGCGATCGATGATACAGTGACAACTGAGATTGATACACCAGTAGAAATCGATGTTTTGGGTAATGATACTCCTACCGAAGGACAACTACAAATTGCGATCGCTGAAGATGAAGTTGTCAATGGAACCGCAGTAGTCAATAATAATGGTACTCCTGATGATTTATCTGACGACTTTATCGTTTATACTCCTGATGCAGGTTTTGAGGGTGTAGAAGACTTTGGTTATACGATTACCGATGCTGATGGTAACACTGATACTGCCCGAATTACAGTGGAAATTGGTAATCAACTACAAGCGGAAGATGATTTAGCTACAGCCGATCCGAATACACCAGTCGAAATTGATGTTCTTGCTAATGATACCGATCCTGAAGGAGATCCGCTACAAATTAGCATTCTGACAGATCCTACCAATGGTACGGCTGTAGTTAATGATAACGGTACTCCTGACGATCTCTCTGATGACTTTGTTACCTATACACCCAATGCTGATTTTAATGGTGTTGATAGCTTTACTTATCAAGTAGATGACGGTAATGGTAACACTGACACGGCTACCGTGAATGTAATCGTTGAAGAAGCTAACCAACCACCAGAAATTCTTGCCCCAGAAGTGGTGGAAATCGACGAAGATACAGAAGGGGGAATTGTCTTTACTGGAAACGATTTAACGATTTCGATTACCGATCCTGATGTTCTCGACGACGCGATCGGTGTAGAATTGGTGGCGACGGATGGAAGTTTGAGTCTTGGCGATCCTAGCGGATTAATTTTCTTTAATGGGGATGATACGAGTAACCTCTTGCTGACTGGGACGCTGGATGCGATTAACTCAGCTTTGGATGGTTTAACTTTCACTCCCTTTGCTGACTTCGCTGGTGAGACGACGATTGAAATTTTTGCTAACGATTTCGGTAATAATGGTGCAGGTGGTCCGCTAACCGATAATGAAGTCATCGAAATTACTGTTAATCCCATCAATGATGCACCAATAAATCTGTTTAACGGTGAATCTCTCGACGACACTACGCTTCCAGAGTTTACCAGTACGGAAACTAATCCTGCGATTGTCTTTTCTAGCGAGAATGGAAATCAACTCTCAATTACTGATGTTGACGCATCGCCAGATCCAGTTACAGTAACATTAGCGGCAGAAAATGGCATTCTCGATTTAGGTGGTGATACCACCGGATTAATTTCTTCTGGTGGAGATGGTACGAATCAAATTAGTTTGACTGGTACCGTTGAAGAGATTAACACAGCTTTAGATGGTTTAACTTATACACCAAATGCTGATTTCAGTGGCGAAGATAGCATTACGATTACTACCAATGACTTAGGAAATAATGGTGCAGGTGGTGCGTTATCTGATACCGATGCGATCGCGATTACGGTTGAAGAAGGAACAGTGACAGAACCACCAAGCCTCACTCGCAACAATAATAACGTTTTTGCGATCGGTGGCAATCAAGAAAATGTCAATCTCAAATTTACCTTGAATGAAGCGCTTTCTGATGCAGCGAATGTCAATGAGGTTGGTTTCTATCGCGTTGATGACGAGTCTGGTACGATTAACGGGATTTCACCAGGAGACTTACGCTATACTACCGCAGCCCTGAGCAATGGAGAAGTAATTTTCTCTGCTTTATCGAACGAATCTCCAGATTTCTTTATCGATCCTGAACGTATTATCGAGTTTAGCGGTGGGGATAATATCGGTTTCTATCTGGTTTCTGATGGTTCTACAGATGAAGTTTTAGCCGGACAAGTACCTTCAAGTCAAGTTTACTTCGGTACGGTCGATTTAACTCAGCTAGAGGTTTCTGACTTGGGAACTAATGCGTTTACAATCGGTTGGGAAGATTTACCTGTTAGCGGTAGCGGTACGGAAAATGACTTTGATGATGTTTTGTTTGAGGTTGAGTTAACTACCGAAGATACGCGATCGGGAACTGATATTCAAGGGCTACGAGAAATCGTTGATTTGCGGGAAATCGATGTTGACGGTGATGGTAATGTCGATACTTCGGTTTCCGCTATCTTCCAAGCTTTCGGTGAATCTGGTTTGACTAATCGCGGTGGTTTGTATCAGATTGATAATCTTCTTGGTAGTGTTGGTGGTGTTAATCCCGGAGATGCAGGTTATGCTCAAGCTGCTTTATCAGCGAGTGTGGTAGAGTTTGCTGAAGGTGAGACTCTTTCAGCTAATCTCACTGGTGGTCAACTTTATGCACCTTATCTGATTTCTACCGATGGACAGACGACGAATACTTACTTTGCTTTCTTAGAAGCTAATCCGGGTAGTGCTGACCAAGTTCGTTTGTTGGGAGATAATACTTTTGGTTTCGAGGATTTAATCGCTAATGATGCTGGTTTCGATGCTTCTTACGATGATTTTGGTTTCCAAGTGGTTATTTAA
- a CDS encoding peptidoglycan-binding domain-containing protein — MTKTKIQIKVNKPLLQLGDRGNSVRELQELLADRGVFDSEVDSVFDEETEMAVKKFQYRMFLPVDGIVGEKTWESLYKDAPVNLPLLERGSRGAAVETLQTALQESGEYRGKIDGIFGSKTEAAVMAFQRRYNLIADGMVGENTWKALTITRTRD; from the coding sequence ATGACTAAAACAAAAATTCAAATCAAAGTAAATAAACCCCTGTTACAGCTTGGCGATCGCGGGAATTCCGTGCGAGAATTACAAGAGTTATTAGCAGATCGCGGTGTTTTCGATAGCGAAGTTGATAGTGTTTTCGATGAGGAAACAGAAATGGCTGTCAAAAAATTTCAATACCGAATGTTTCTTCCTGTAGATGGGATCGTTGGGGAAAAAACTTGGGAAAGTTTGTATAAAGATGCTCCAGTTAATCTACCTTTGCTCGAACGAGGTAGTCGGGGAGCGGCTGTAGAAACTTTACAAACAGCTTTGCAGGAAAGTGGCGAATATCGAGGCAAAATTGATGGTATTTTTGGCTCGAAAACTGAAGCCGCAGTGATGGCTTTTCAGCGCCGTTATAATTTAATTGCAGATGGTATGGTTGGTGAAAATACTTGGAAAGCTTTAACTATTACTCGCACTCGCGACTAA
- a CDS encoding DNA phosphorothioation-associated protein 4, translated as MAYNRIRVAKDKADLVKSLLNSNNKTAPFQTYADLIAFAAALGAKRKKRVSLGEISQSEPAPIGLEIFVSRGYDLEIKLLAIAETHDTKILSPLDPIAENERLQIFEEYANGGLEILQEELRGAVDYTERLLLIMSQERYQSVQPGEEFDLSRFL; from the coding sequence ATGGCTTATAATAGAATCAGGGTTGCGAAAGATAAAGCTGATTTAGTAAAAAGTTTATTGAATTCCAATAACAAAACCGCTCCCTTTCAAACCTATGCCGATCTTATCGCCTTTGCCGCAGCTTTAGGCGCAAAACGGAAAAAACGAGTTTCTCTAGGAGAAATTTCCCAAAGCGAACCAGCCCCTATTGGTTTAGAGATTTTTGTTTCTAGAGGCTACGATTTAGAGATTAAGTTATTGGCGATCGCGGAAACTCACGATACCAAAATTCTCTCTCCTCTTGACCCCATTGCTGAAAATGAACGCTTGCAAATTTTTGAAGAATATGCTAATGGAGGATTAGAAATTTTGCAAGAAGAATTACGCGGCGCAGTGGACTATACCGAACGACTATTATTAATAATGAGTCAAGAACGTTATCAGTCAGTACAGCCCGGAGAAGAATTCGATTTAAGTCGATTTCTGTAA
- a CDS encoding DGQHR domain-containing protein: MDSATSSTGDITSQVLEQENQERSTLAILLDKYLGKNDRILAQKTWMGSTEAYIGSVTLEWLDSRVRFASQLPLFRQKFDEKTGNVVRDSDTIDDIQQRPLDWSRQAPLAQYLAARVAHKFPAVLVVISPDWVDNPNATEWDENKRATKSAVDFNALDKEGKVGLLDVSPGVSIFALDGQHRLMGIQGLMELIKTGKLQCYNKVKKASGGVITVDDLLEEYELEFSYLQNLAYEQIGIEFIPAVVKGETRDEAKRRIRSIFVHVNLMAVRLSKGQLALLDEDNGFSIVARKVAVSHPLLRDDSRVNWDSPTVAAKATVLTTLQALQDMSERYLGYKFKNWKSSDKKNLIPMRPEDDELEIGIKYFQELFDYLASLPSYQRLAEGEKTPQLRRFSFEKPKGEGNMLFRPVGQVAIAQALGILVFQKNFSLEEIFPKLISFDVDDGFSNMDRPSSLWYSVLYDPNKKRVLVSGRDLAARLIVYILGGIKDKFERAELRRELAEARTIEDRAIGFKGKFVAPKEVGLPRILAKKFVC, from the coding sequence ATGGACAGCGCCACAAGCTCAACTGGAGACATAACCAGTCAAGTGCTGGAACAAGAAAACCAAGAACGATCCACACTAGCCATTTTATTAGATAAATACTTAGGAAAAAACGATCGCATTTTAGCTCAAAAGACTTGGATGGGGAGTACAGAAGCATATATTGGTTCCGTGACTCTTGAATGGTTAGACAGTCGCGTCCGTTTCGCCTCCCAATTACCTTTATTTCGGCAAAAATTCGACGAAAAAACAGGTAATGTAGTTAGAGATTCAGACACTATTGACGACATCCAACAACGTCCTTTAGATTGGTCGCGTCAAGCACCTCTCGCTCAATATCTCGCGGCAAGAGTTGCACATAAATTTCCGGCGGTTTTAGTAGTTATTAGTCCTGACTGGGTAGACAACCCAAATGCAACAGAGTGGGACGAAAACAAACGCGCAACTAAATCCGCAGTTGATTTTAATGCTTTAGATAAAGAAGGAAAAGTCGGATTATTAGATGTGTCTCCTGGGGTTTCCATTTTTGCCCTTGATGGACAACATCGACTAATGGGAATTCAAGGCTTAATGGAATTAATTAAAACTGGTAAACTTCAGTGTTACAACAAAGTTAAAAAAGCTAGCGGAGGTGTAATTACTGTTGACGATCTGCTCGAAGAATACGAACTTGAATTTTCTTATTTACAAAATTTGGCATACGAACAAATCGGTATTGAATTTATTCCTGCTGTAGTGAAAGGCGAAACTCGTGACGAAGCAAAACGACGCATTAGGTCAATTTTTGTTCACGTCAATTTAATGGCGGTAAGACTGAGTAAAGGACAATTGGCTTTACTCGATGAAGACAATGGATTTTCGATTGTGGCGAGGAAAGTAGCTGTATCTCATCCTTTGTTACGAGACGATTCTCGGGTTAATTGGGATAGTCCGACAGTAGCGGCTAAAGCAACGGTTTTGACGACCTTACAAGCGCTACAAGATATGTCTGAAAGATATTTAGGCTATAAGTTTAAAAATTGGAAATCTTCGGATAAAAAGAATTTGATTCCCATGCGTCCTGAGGATGATGAATTAGAAATTGGCATTAAATATTTTCAAGAATTGTTTGATTATTTAGCGAGTTTACCTAGTTATCAAAGATTAGCAGAAGGTGAAAAAACTCCCCAACTGCGTCGCTTTAGTTTTGAGAAGCCAAAAGGTGAAGGAAATATGCTTTTTCGTCCTGTGGGACAAGTGGCGATCGCGCAAGCTTTGGGTATCTTAGTTTTCCAAAAAAACTTCTCACTAGAAGAGATTTTTCCGAAACTAATTAGCTTCGATGTTGATGATGGTTTCAGTAATATGGATCGTCCTAGTTCTCTTTGGTATAGTGTTTTATATGACCCAAATAAAAAGCGAGTTCTGGTATCGGGACGAGATTTAGCAGCCCGGTTAATAGTTTATATTCTTGGTGGAATTAAAGATAAATTTGAACGTGCGGAGTTGCGACGAGAACTTGCTGAAGCGAGAACAATTGAGGATCGAGCAATCGGTTTTAAGGGTAAGTTTGTTGCGCCAAAAGAGGTAGGATTACCGAGAATTTTGGCAAAAAAATTTGTTTGTTAG
- a CDS encoding DNA sulfur modification protein DndB, which produces MSENNDLYFETNQRLDSIIEPYFAKYHRQKCYPGLIFQQGKRKMVQINLPADDLPTLLQAKPSTGNDPDSGKNRPEVKGHVDEVKQYLLERTKRSKPWILGTLTANVNPEEIELIELGRGFCLVVIPRGVKLDITDGQHRKRAIHELIESQEGELIADNDFPITLVLESDFNQCQTDFRDMAQTKPLDKALLLSFGEFEGRVGITKNLIERVPMFNGKTEKIKNSPSTKKKLIYTTNYIARTVSCAFTNVPSNELQHHDVDKLSDAMVACLNQFFSECSSTKHIFETNVEDLTVDEIAKFKEHCILGRSVGLEILGRLLYQTYNQYNYYFEADKVSQLAQLDWSRGSQLWQGNVIISSPNPKNPAKPYKVLSHTSAVRVAIERVKVSLDWM; this is translated from the coding sequence ATGTCTGAAAACAACGACCTTTACTTTGAAACCAATCAGCGACTAGATTCTATTATTGAGCCATACTTTGCAAAATATCACCGTCAGAAGTGCTATCCGGGGCTTATTTTCCAGCAGGGAAAGCGGAAAATGGTGCAAATCAATCTTCCTGCTGATGACCTACCTACTCTTTTACAAGCAAAGCCATCTACAGGTAACGATCCCGATTCAGGTAAAAATCGTCCAGAGGTAAAAGGTCATGTTGATGAAGTAAAACAATATCTTCTCGAACGTACTAAAAGGAGTAAACCTTGGATTTTAGGTACTTTGACGGCTAATGTCAACCCAGAGGAGATTGAATTAATCGAGTTGGGTAGGGGATTCTGTTTAGTAGTCATTCCTCGCGGTGTTAAGTTAGATATTACAGACGGACAACATCGTAAACGTGCTATTCATGAACTGATTGAAAGTCAAGAAGGCGAATTGATAGCTGATAATGATTTTCCGATTACACTGGTTCTAGAGTCTGACTTTAATCAGTGTCAAACAGATTTCCGTGACATGGCACAAACTAAGCCATTGGATAAAGCGCTACTTTTGTCATTTGGTGAGTTTGAAGGAAGAGTTGGTATTACTAAAAACTTAATCGAGCGAGTGCCAATGTTTAATGGAAAAACGGAAAAAATTAAAAATTCTCCTTCTACAAAGAAAAAATTAATTTACACCACTAACTACATAGCTAGAACTGTAAGTTGTGCTTTTACTAACGTTCCAAGCAATGAACTTCAACACCATGATGTAGACAAGTTATCTGATGCTATGGTTGCCTGTTTGAATCAGTTTTTTTCAGAGTGCAGTTCTACTAAACACATATTTGAAACCAATGTTGAAGATTTAACAGTTGATGAAATCGCTAAATTCAAAGAACATTGTATTTTAGGTAGAAGTGTCGGACTTGAAATTTTAGGACGTTTACTTTATCAGACTTACAATCAATATAATTATTATTTTGAGGCTGATAAAGTATCTCAACTCGCTCAATTAGATTGGTCAAGAGGAAGCCAACTTTGGCAAGGAAATGTCATTATCTCTAGTCCGAATCCGAAAAACCCAGCTAAACCATACAAAGTTTTATCTCATACCAGTGCTGTAAGAGTAGCAATTGAAAGAGTTAAAGTGAGCTTGGATTGGATGTAA
- the dndC gene encoding DNA phosphorothioation system sulfurtransferase DndC, with protein MIGTQTSLFPPRTLEELVEDIQNLTQEIQDLYCLDEIPWVIGYSGGKDSTAVLQLIWYAIAGLPPEKRTKTIHVITTDTLVENPIVSAWVRNSLKQMKSVVQKQQMPIEPHLLQPEFTETFWVGLIGKGYPPPRDKFRWCTNRLKISPSNRFIREVIRTCGETILVLGIRKTESKKRASRMEKMEAWRLRDRLSPNANLPNSLVYTPIEDWRTDEVWLYLMQWENPWGYSNKDLFAMYRGATADNECPLVVDTSTPSCGSSRFGCWVCTLVTQDKSLTAMIQNDEEKEWLQPLLDLRSELDVKDNRDRRDFRRRTGQVQLYERNLEGKISVEPIPGPFTKEAREDWLRKILTAQMQIRYNAPPKMGEITLIYPEELSEIRRIWIEERHEFDDSLPRIYEEVTGEPFHDVRLGAGNHLLGTDEWTVLEEICGEDGMHLELMAKLLDTERQYQTMSRRVGIYDSLQKCFETSSRSQDEAIENAQDKWKMKEAAKKGDVEHIKQLSWGDMKFGTRNSDDEADNS; from the coding sequence ATGATAGGCACACAGACATCACTATTTCCACCGCGTACTTTAGAAGAGTTAGTGGAAGATATACAAAACCTGACACAAGAAATTCAAGATTTGTATTGTTTAGACGAAATTCCTTGGGTAATAGGATATAGCGGCGGAAAGGATTCAACAGCAGTGTTGCAGTTAATCTGGTATGCGATCGCCGGATTGCCACCAGAAAAACGGACTAAAACGATTCATGTTATTACCACAGATACGCTAGTAGAAAATCCTATTGTATCTGCTTGGGTTCGTAATTCTCTAAAACAAATGAAGTCTGTTGTTCAAAAACAGCAAATGCCAATTGAACCTCATTTGCTACAACCTGAATTTACAGAAACATTTTGGGTAGGATTGATAGGCAAGGGCTATCCGCCTCCAAGAGATAAATTTCGTTGGTGTACTAATCGTTTAAAAATTAGTCCATCTAACCGTTTTATTCGTGAAGTAATTCGTACCTGTGGTGAAACTATTCTTGTTTTAGGTATCCGGAAAACTGAAAGTAAAAAACGAGCTTCTAGAATGGAAAAAATGGAAGCATGGCGGCTACGCGATCGCCTAAGCCCTAACGCTAATTTACCTAACTCTCTAGTTTATACTCCTATTGAAGATTGGCGTACTGACGAAGTTTGGCTTTATCTAATGCAGTGGGAAAATCCTTGGGGATATAGCAATAAAGATTTGTTTGCAATGTATCGAGGTGCGACAGCAGATAACGAATGTCCTCTCGTAGTTGATACTTCTACTCCTAGTTGTGGTAGTTCTCGCTTTGGATGCTGGGTTTGCACTTTGGTGACTCAAGATAAATCTTTAACAGCGATGATTCAAAACGATGAAGAGAAAGAGTGGTTACAACCTTTATTAGATTTACGTTCTGAGTTAGATGTAAAAGATAACCGCGATCGACGTGATTTTAGACGTAGAACGGGTCAAGTTCAATTATACGAACGTAATTTAGAAGGAAAAATCTCTGTCGAACCCATTCCGGGTCCTTTTACTAAAGAAGCACGAGAAGATTGGCTGAGAAAAATTCTTACTGCTCAAATGCAAATTCGTTATAATGCTCCTCCAAAAATGGGCGAAATTACTCTGATTTACCCAGAAGAATTGAGCGAAATTAGACGGATATGGATTGAGGAAAGACACGAATTTGATGATAGCTTACCTCGTATTTATGAAGAAGTGACAGGCGAACCTTTTCATGATGTTCGTCTTGGTGCAGGGAATCACCTTCTTGGTACTGATGAATGGACAGTTTTGGAAGAAATCTGTGGTGAGGATGGTATGCACTTAGAATTGATGGCGAAACTGTTAGATACGGAACGTCAATATCAAACTATGTCTCGTCGTGTTGGTATCTATGATTCTTTACAAAAATGTTTTGAAACCAGTTCGCGTTCCCAAGATGAAGCAATTGAAAATGCTCAAGACAAATGGAAAATGAAAGAGGCAGCAAAGAAGGGCGATGTTGAGCATATAAAACAATTAAGTTGGGGTGATATGAAGTTTGGTACTCGCAATTCTGATGATGAGGCTGATAATTCATAA